A single window of Nicotiana sylvestris chromosome 3, ASM39365v2, whole genome shotgun sequence DNA harbors:
- the LOC104225846 gene encoding replication protein A 70 kDa DNA-binding subunit D-like, producing MQVILFTDQVNMWKEHLEQGGIYYIINGRINDRKPNFQSVHKEFEIVFSNNTIVKRCNNSFSTISFSNSFVSFEEAFQCTNGIIFDTLGILVKVNASIGDSNRKRREITLMNERCDRQTVTLWGEVAEKDGDILQNMIFEKPIVALCDVKGNFVISTTHVSSVMTNPSFEKAIALQNWHNCMKSQDKDITLMPSRLIKKARKVKIGDITHADSFDNTEDTYRKFNVKIKDIINNDDPWYLSCKKCYKKVSLVDNIATCPRCGSNVEYEERYLLKLELFDEKEHCYITLFEATKYLLGCDVTTYVRSISQKKEESKYYRKLVSSKDKEFTFLVKLDPRIGGDRPGKSLIAEELHEVGKVDAIEIADDEIKAAKTIKKTKQIEEENDASTTHKRINIERD from the exons ATGCAAGTTATACTTTTCACTGATCAAGTGAATATGTGGAAGGAACATTTAGAACAAGGCGGTATCTATTACATCATTAACGGCCGCATAAATGATCGCAAACCTAATTTTCAATCTGTACACAAAGAATTTGAGATTGTGTTCAGTAATAATACTATAGTCAAGAGATGCAACAACTCGTTTTCAACCATTAGCTTCTCAAACAGTTTCGTTTCGTTCGAAGAGGCATTCCAATGCACCAATGGAATAATATTTG ACACACTTGGTATCTTAGTGAAAGTTAATGCTTCAATCGGAGACAGTAACAGGAAACGAAGAGAAATAACGCTAAtgaatgaaag GTGTGATCGTCAAACTGTAACTTTATGGGGAGAAGTAGCAGAAAAAGATGGTGATATTCTCcaaaatatgatatttgaaaaaccTATTGTGGCGCTATGTGACGTTAAGG GTAATTTCGTCATATCTACTACACATGTTAGTAGTGTAATGACAAATCCATCGTTTGAAAAAGCAATTGCTCTACAGAATTG GCATAACTGTATGAAATCACAAGACAAAGACATAACACTAATGCCAAGTAGATTGATAAAAAAGGCCAGAAAAGTCAAGATTGGAGACATAACACATGCAGATTCGTTTGACAATACAGAG GACACATATCGTAAATTTAATGTGAAAATAAAAGATATCATCAACAATGACGACCCATGGTATTTATCTTGCAAGAAATGCTATAAGAAAGTGAGCTTGGTAGATAATATTGCAACATGTCCTCGTTGTGGTAGCAACGTTGAATATGAAGAAAG ATATCTTCTAAAACTTGAGTTGTTTGACGAAAAAGAACATTGTTACATAACACTCTTTGAAGCTACAAAATACTTGCTCGGTTGTGACGTTACTACATATGTACGATCAATTTCTCAGAAG AAAGAAGAATCCAAGTACTATCGCAAGTTGGTGTCAAGTAAGGATAAAGAGTTCACCTTTCTTGTCAAACTTGATCCAAGAATTGGAGGAGATCGACCTGGAAAAAGTTTGATTGCAGAGGAATTACACGAAGTTGGGAAAGTAGATGCAATCGAAATTGCAGATGACGAGATAAAAGCGGCGAAAACAATCAAGAAGACCAAACAAATTGAAGAAGAGAATGATGCCTCAACAACCCATAAAAGAATTAATATAGAAAGGGATTAG
- the LOC104225845 gene encoding uncharacterized protein, with the protein MPQDIIHSIQMAQDQRRVAYAIRRMNKYIETNTTKLNDGNHSRHEQELSELSNQSIEDIDIEERIPRKQPKITWLLKALSKQCDIEGDIAYKPSISDIHKLKSIAECIHCHAIRFQYETPTFCCGSGSIKLANTEVPIPLYELLIAESEQAKEFRKNIRAYNSIFAFTSVGVTLDKELASSRKGVYAFRAQGQIYHNLPSLLPQNDNPCYFQLYFFDTDNELSNRISKLQEANLSEEIVLKISQIMDENPYAQFFRRLRDNPTFQDLQIRIAANVTPPFCAPAPKDKCARGVFSI; encoded by the exons ATGCCACAGGATATCATTCATTCAATACAAATGGCACAAG ACCAACGTAGGGTTGCTTACGCTATTCGGAGGATGAACAAATATATTGAAACAAACACAACAAAGTTAAACGATGGAAACCATAGTAGACATGAACAAGAACTTTCAG AACTCTCAAATCAATCAATTGAAGATATTGACATTGAAGAAAGAATACCGAGAAAGCAGCCTAAAATAACTTGGCTACTGAAGGCTCTATCGAAACAGTGTGATATTGAAG GTGATATTGCATACAAACCATCGATATCAGATATTCACAAGTTGAAAAGTATTGCTGAATGTATCCATTGTCATGCTATAAGATTTCAGTATGAGACTCCCACATTTTGTTGCGGAAGTGGATCTATCAAATTGGCTAATACTGAAGTTCCAATTCCATTGTACGAGTTACTTATTGCCGAGTCAGAACAAGCGAAAGAGTTCCGCAAAAACATTAGAGCATATAATAGCATATTTGCGTTTACATCCGTCGGTGTTACGCTCGACAAAGAACTGGCATCTTCAAGGAAAGGAGTATACGCATTTAGGGCACAAGGTCAGATATATCACAATCTTCCATCTTTACTCCCGCAGAATGATAATCCTTGTTATTTCCAGTTATACTTTTTTGACACAGACAATGAGTTGTCTAATAGGATTTCAAAACTCCAAGAAGCAAACTTATCAGAGGAAATTGTATTAAAAATTAGCCAGATAATGGATGAAAATCCTTATGCGCAATTCTTTCGCCGGCTAAGAGATAATCCAACCTTTCAAGATTTACAGATTCGAATTGCTgccaatgtcacacctcctttttgcgcgcccgccccgaaggataaatgcgcgaggggagttttttcaatttaa